DNA sequence from the Tindallia magadiensis genome:
TCCGCATGACCTGGGCAGTCTACGTGTGCATAATGTCGTCCTTCTGTTTCATACTCTACGTGTGCTGTTGAAATGGTGATTCCTCTTTCTCTTTCTTCTGGTGCTTTGTCAATCATGTCAAAGGCAACAGCCGCTCCTGTACCAAATCTCTTGTTCAATACGCAGGTGATT
Encoded proteins:
- a CDS encoding GTP-binding protein translates to MAKEKFERSKPHVNIGTIGHVDHGKTTLTAAITCVLNKRFGTGAAVAFDMIDKAPEERERGITISTAHVEYETEGRHYAHVDCPGHA